In Vibrio fortis, the sequence ACGCTGGCTGTGTTTGAGCGAAATGTCGTTGCCAAAAGGTGTTACGAATCTTTGGGTTTCGTGGTGACGTCTCGTGAATCGGGAACGCGCAGTTTTGATGGCGAGTTATGGGATCTGCTGCTCATGGAAAAACACTACAATTAATAACTCTAGGAACATCAAATGAAAACTGTGTTATTCGTTGCCTTGGCGATGTTACCGATAGCTTCGCTCGCTCAACAAGATGAAATCGACTGCGAAAACGCGCTGAACACCTTAGAAATCAATCAATGTGCAGCGATAGAGTTACAAACCGCTGAACAGCAATTGGAGACTTATCTTCAAGCAAGCTTTGAACATAACGCTGAAGATCCAATCTTGGTAGAAGCGATTAAGCGATCGCAAGCAGATTGGTCGACGTATATGACTGCTCATTGTGATGCTATCTACACGCAATGGCGAGATGGCTCTATTCGTGGGGTTATGGCACTTTCTTGCAAAACTGAGTTAACCAAAGACAGAACCCATCAAATCTGGGCCAATTTCTTAACCTATATGGATAGCACACCGCCCATTTTACCTGAGCCAAAGGTTAGCAACGATTAGCGCATTCTTAGTTGGTGGCTGGTGATTGGTCATCGTGAAATTTTTGCCGCGTTTATCCTCTCTTTATAAATAACATGAGGAGAAACGTTATGAAGTATCTTGCCAAAATTGTTCTAACACTTGTCTTTTGGTTGGGGATTGCTGCCCCTTCTTTTGCTCTTGAGCCGGTATACAGTGACTTTTTCGGCAAGGCGATCAGAGGCTATGATCCCGTTGCGTACTTCACTCAAAGCAAAGCCGTCGAAGGTAGCGACGACTATCGCTACGAATGGAATGGTGCAGAATGGCGATTCTCATCACAACGACATCTCGATTTATTCAAAGCTGACCCTGAACAATACGCTCCTCAATATGGTGGATACTGTGCTTGGGCGGTGAGCAAAGGCTATACCGCAAAAATAGACCCGCAAGCTTGGAATATCGTCGATGGCAAGCTTTATCTAAATTACAGTAAATCTGTACAGCAAACTTGGCAGGGTGATATCGCTGGAAACATTGCAAACGCAGACACCAACTGGCCAAGATTGCTGAATGAGTAAATGAACCAAATATCGATGCCTGAAATCACTAATCATCACCTGGGTTTATAAATTCAATTGACACTCACTAAGATTTATATGACATTGGCTGTATGAAATGTAATCGAACAACACTCAACCAGCGAATTATCATCATTCTATAAGAATGGTGGGGATTTTGTTGTACTGAGAAAAGCTAACCCACCCGGTAAGGTGGGTTTTCTTTTTCTATCTTCCGGGCCGTGTTCTTGGAGGAACTCAAATGAAAAAAGTCGCCGTCTTTGGTAAGCCTGGTAGTGGCAAATCTACCTTCAGCAAAGCATTAAGCCGGTCAGCAGGTATACCGTTGCATCAACTGGACTCTATCGTTTATCAACCTAACGGTGAGCCAGTTCCCAAAGATGTCTTTAATCAAGCTCATGACAAAATCTTGAATGAAGACGCTTGGATCATCGATGGACTTGGCCCTCTTGGTGCATTCCACCAGCGCTTAGAGTCTGCAGATACCCTTATTTATATCGACTTGCCCTATTTTGTCAGCTACTGGTTCGTGACTAAACGTTGCCTGAAAGGGTTGTTCGTAAAACCAGAAGGGTGGCCAGATGGCAGTTCAGTCATCAAAGGTACGCTTAATAGCTACAAGGTGCTTAAACTTTGCCCAGGGTTTTGGAATGATGAGTTTATGTCTCGGCTGTCTCAGATCTCAGAAGGTAAACAACTGCATGTTGTTCAGAGTACAGCCGAACTCGATCATCTACTTACTCAACTCTCACAATAACGACGGGCTGGTGTTCATAGACTGAATAGATTGATACTTTGAACTGTCTATCAATGGAGTAAAGATGGAATTCAAACTTGAAATATACGCCCCAGAATCAGAGATTACTGCAATTCGTGATGCTCTGAACTCTGCGGGCGCTGGCGTTGTGGGCAACTATGACAGTGTCATCTCGATTGTGAAAATATCGGGATTTTGGCGTCCAAACTCACAATCTAAGCCCGTCACGGGAGCAAAAAACCAGATCAACTTTGGTGAAGAGGTTCGCATAGACGTTCGTTGTAAAAAGGAGCGCGTTCAAGCGGCACTCGATGCTGTGCGAGCGGTACATCCTTATGAAGAGCCCGCTATTAACATTCTTCCTCTTTATAATCAAGAATTTAATTAGACTCGATACTGAAACAAGGATTGTATTTATGTCAGGAATTACCGATCTAGATGAACTTCTGCGCTCTATGAGCCCTGAATTAATGCCAACAGAGTTTGTGTTCTGCACGACTTCTGGTGCCTTAGTTGATTATCTCAAGTTAGAGCCTGTAGCCACATTTATCGAATCAGAAGGGCTGACTCTGGTTCTTGAAAAGTCGCGAGCCGAGAAAGCAGGCTTGGCATTTGAAGGTATCTACCAACAGATCACCCTAACCGTTCATTCAAGTCTGGATGCGGTTGGGCTTACTGCAGCTGTTGCATCCAAGCTCGCGTCTAAAGGGATCAGCGCTAACGTTATTGCTGCTTACTACCACGACCATATTTTTGTACAAAAGGATAAAGCCACTGCTGCGCTATTGGCATTAGAAGAGTTTTCCGCTGAGTGATGAGCATGGATACGAACACTGAGATTTGGCACACCTATTAAGTGGTAGCGGTGAAACGCTAATAAAGGTTTATGAGTCTAAACAACGAAAAAGATTTGGATAAAATCGTTCTCCTTTTGAAACAAGACCCAATGAGAGTACAAGCCTTGCATTGTGTTAAGAGGTTAGAACTGCCTCAGTGCTACATTGCCGCGGGATTTCTACGAAATTTGGTTTGGGACGCCCTGCATAACAGGACTAAGCCAACGCCTTTGAATGATATTGATGTTGTCTATTTTGATGATGATGAATTGGACCCCAATGCCTGTTTCAAGCATGAGGCTTGGCTCAATATACAAATGCCACAGTTTAATTGGCAGGTTCGCAACCAAGCTTTGATGCATCACAGAAACAACGACCAACCTTATAAAAGCACGCTCGATGCCATGAGTTATTGGCCTGAAAAAGAGACCGCTGTTGGTGTTAGAGTCACGGCAAAAAACGATTACGAGTGTGTTTCCGCTTTCGGTTTTGAATCTCTATTCAATGGACATATCACGTATAACCCGAAAAGACCGCGTTCGCTATTTGATCAACGTGTATACGCAAAGAGCTGGCTCGTCTTATGGCCATCGCTCAAAGTGGTTTATGGCAATGCAAAGGAATCGCAAGATGTTTAAATTGGAAACAGAGCGACTAATTCTGAGAGACATGACACTCGATGATCAAGATGCTTTTGTCGCAATGTCTCAAGACGCAAAGTATCAACGTTTCTATGATGAAAATGATTGTGATCCAAATAAATATAAGCAACTCACTGAACTGTTTGTGGCGCAGTCAACTGAAAGCCCAAGGCAAGCTTATCAACTCGCTGTTGAACTAAAGAGCACCAATGAGTTTATAGGTACGGTTTGTTTGCGATTAGAGCAAGACCGGCAGGCCTCTATGGGCTGCGCTTTCTCTCGAGCTTCTCAAGGAAGTCAGCTAGCTCAAGAAGCGGCATTTAAGCTCGCTGATTTCGGTTTTAAGGAATTGGGTGTTCATCGTATTTATTCTGAGACCATCAGTCGTAATTTGGCTGCGATAAACCTTTGTCGTCGCTTAGGCATGCGTAAAGAGGCGCATTTAAAAGAGCATCGTTTCTTTAAAGGGCAGTGGTGGGACACTGTCATTATGGGTGTACTGTACAGTGAGTGGTGTGATTTTTAACCCAAGTTCAGATAATTCACCTGTACTGTTTTTATACACAGTATTGTTGTGTATCCTATCCTAAAAAAGGAGTAGTTCACGATGATCTTAAATCACATCTCTATCGGTGTTTCTGACCTCGAAAAAGCGGTTTCTTTCTATGACGCTGTTCTTGAGACTCTCTCTATAAATCGAACGCATTATATTGAGAATGCCGCCGCCGCTTACGGTGAACGTTTTGAGTTTTGGATAGGGTATCCAATTGAAGGTAGGGCGACGTCGGGTAATGGTGTGCATGTCGCATTGAATGCACCATCCAAAGACGCAGTCATGCGTTTCTATCAAACGGCTCTTGAGCTAGGAGGGCAATGTGAAGGACAGCCTGGCCCTAGACCTGAATACGGTGAAACTTACTATGCGGCGTTTGTGCGAGATCTTGACGGGAACAAGCTAGAGGCTGTGTTCATGCAGTAAAGAACATTCGCCATGGACATAATTTTATAATAAGCAACCATAAACTAGTAAGTAAGAAGTCGTGATAATGGAAATTAGAACAGGGAAGTTAGCTGATGTTTCGAGCATTACGGATATTTTCAATTATTACATTGAACATTCTAATGCTCGCTTTGAGGAGTCCCCGCTGTCATTAGACAATCGAATGAAGTGGTTCTCCCAGTTTGAGCCAGATAGTAGACATCAAATCTATGTGGCGAGCGATAACGGTAAGCTTATAGGGTTCGCTTGTTCCCAACCATATAGAGCTATGGCTGCCTTTAATGAAACTGTAGAGGTGACGGTTTATCTGGCGCCGTTTATTCAGGGGAAAGGGGTTGGTTCTAAGCTTTATGAGAAACTATTTAGCGCCATCCAAGCTCATGGTGTTCATCGGGTTTTATCAGGTGTCGCCTTGCCGAATGAGGCTTCAATAGCGCTACATAAGCGTTTTGGTTTTAGAGAAGTGGGTGTCTTTAATGAATATGCAAAGAAGAACGGTGAGTACATAAGCTCGATGTGGTTAGAAAAGATATTTGATGAATAATTCGATGGCGATTCGAAGTTGGTTAAAAAGGGAAAGTCGAGATTTTAATTACAACTCAATGTGTTAGATTAGCTCTCATCGAGAGCAATTTGAATACTGAGAGGCGCAGAAT encodes:
- a CDS encoding lysozyme inhibitor LprI family protein produces the protein MKTVLFVALAMLPIASLAQQDEIDCENALNTLEINQCAAIELQTAEQQLETYLQASFEHNAEDPILVEAIKRSQADWSTYMTAHCDAIYTQWRDGSIRGVMALSCKTELTKDRTHQIWANFLTYMDSTPPILPEPKVSND
- a CDS encoding YHS domain-containing (seleno)protein, which produces MKYLAKIVLTLVFWLGIAAPSFALEPVYSDFFGKAIRGYDPVAYFTQSKAVEGSDDYRYEWNGAEWRFSSQRHLDLFKADPEQYAPQYGGYCAWAVSKGYTAKIDPQAWNIVDGKLYLNYSKSVQQTWQGDIAGNIANADTNWPRLLNE
- a CDS encoding P-loop NTPase family protein, whose translation is MKKVAVFGKPGSGKSTFSKALSRSAGIPLHQLDSIVYQPNGEPVPKDVFNQAHDKILNEDAWIIDGLGPLGAFHQRLESADTLIYIDLPYFVSYWFVTKRCLKGLFVKPEGWPDGSSVIKGTLNSYKVLKLCPGFWNDEFMSRLSQISEGKQLHVVQSTAELDHLLTQLSQ
- a CDS encoding ACT domain-containing protein; its protein translation is MSGITDLDELLRSMSPELMPTEFVFCTTSGALVDYLKLEPVATFIESEGLTLVLEKSRAEKAGLAFEGIYQQITLTVHSSLDAVGLTAAVASKLASKGISANVIAAYYHDHIFVQKDKATAALLALEEFSAE
- a CDS encoding nucleotidyltransferase family protein codes for the protein MDKIVLLLKQDPMRVQALHCVKRLELPQCYIAAGFLRNLVWDALHNRTKPTPLNDIDVVYFDDDELDPNACFKHEAWLNIQMPQFNWQVRNQALMHHRNNDQPYKSTLDAMSYWPEKETAVGVRVTAKNDYECVSAFGFESLFNGHITYNPKRPRSLFDQRVYAKSWLVLWPSLKVVYGNAKESQDV
- a CDS encoding GNAT family N-acetyltransferase, producing the protein MFKLETERLILRDMTLDDQDAFVAMSQDAKYQRFYDENDCDPNKYKQLTELFVAQSTESPRQAYQLAVELKSTNEFIGTVCLRLEQDRQASMGCAFSRASQGSQLAQEAAFKLADFGFKELGVHRIYSETISRNLAAINLCRRLGMRKEAHLKEHRFFKGQWWDTVIMGVLYSEWCDF
- a CDS encoding VOC family protein, with product MILNHISIGVSDLEKAVSFYDAVLETLSINRTHYIENAAAAYGERFEFWIGYPIEGRATSGNGVHVALNAPSKDAVMRFYQTALELGGQCEGQPGPRPEYGETYYAAFVRDLDGNKLEAVFMQ
- a CDS encoding GNAT family N-acetyltransferase → MEIRTGKLADVSSITDIFNYYIEHSNARFEESPLSLDNRMKWFSQFEPDSRHQIYVASDNGKLIGFACSQPYRAMAAFNETVEVTVYLAPFIQGKGVGSKLYEKLFSAIQAHGVHRVLSGVALPNEASIALHKRFGFREVGVFNEYAKKNGEYISSMWLEKIFDE